From a region of the Methanoculleus receptaculi genome:
- a CDS encoding ribose 1,5-bisphosphate isomerase, with protein MLLSETAESIKNMEIRGAGRIARAAVEALADYARSLDVSDPAVFRQEMKKAAGILIETRPTAVSLPNAVRSVIRALDEFESVEAAKKAVLSRAAEFIQRSEHAVERIAEIGARHISDGDILLTHCNSEAALGCILEAHRQGKDIEVYATEVRPRGQGLITIRTLNEAGIPTNYIVDSAVRHFINEVDMVFVGADAIAVNGAVVNKIGTAQIALAAHEARTNFIVAAETYKFAPRTILGELIEIEERDPAEVLPREVAEELPYVRVRNPAFDVTPADYIDLIVTEQGAIPPELAFTVIRDYLGWTIEEWR; from the coding sequence ATGCTACTGAGTGAGACGGCAGAAAGCATAAAGAATATGGAGATCCGGGGCGCCGGTAGGATCGCACGGGCGGCGGTGGAAGCACTGGCTGATTACGCGAGAAGTCTCGATGTATCCGATCCGGCGGTATTCAGGCAGGAGATGAAGAAAGCGGCCGGGATCCTTATCGAGACGAGACCAACCGCCGTCTCGCTCCCAAACGCTGTAAGGAGCGTTATAAGAGCGCTGGATGAGTTTGAGTCGGTGGAAGCCGCAAAGAAGGCTGTCCTTTCACGGGCGGCGGAGTTCATTCAGCGCTCCGAGCATGCGGTTGAGCGGATAGCAGAGATCGGAGCACGCCATATCTCTGACGGTGATATCCTCCTTACCCACTGCAACTCCGAGGCGGCGCTCGGGTGCATCCTGGAGGCACATCGTCAGGGTAAAGATATAGAGGTCTACGCAACGGAGGTTCGCCCGCGGGGCCAGGGTCTCATCACGATAAGGACTCTGAACGAGGCCGGAATCCCTACAAACTACATTGTCGACTCGGCGGTCCGCCACTTCATCAACGAGGTTGACATGGTCTTTGTCGGTGCCGACGCGATCGCGGTGAACGGGGCGGTGGTAAACAAGATCGGGACCGCCCAGATCGCGCTTGCGGCACACGAGGCAAGAACAAATTTCATCGTTGCCGCCGAGACCTACAAGTTCGCGCCGAGGACGATCCTGGGGGAGTTGATCGAGATAGAGGAGCGCGATCCTGCCGAGGTGCTGCCGCGAGAGGTTGCGGAGGAACTCCCCTATGTCAGGGTGAGAAACCCGGCTTTCGATGTGACTCCTGCTGACTACATCGATCTGATAGTCACAGAGCAGGGTGCGATCCCGCCGGAACTTGCGTTCACGGTGATCCGGGATTACCTGGGATGGACGATCGAGGAGTGGCGGTAG
- a CDS encoding HAD family hydrolase: MSVAVVFDSAGTLLRTYRVARDVLRGEMLTGVETTTLTFGAEARVLVVLHLHSRDVMDAPGDQLLSEFLSEHSIGFGVACSRRVIPAEEVAHVLYSDKNARVSDLQACIRKVWSCCKQESIITMNSGVILNMDIPGIEFTVTTGGRPFDGAREAISELHRIGVPVYIASGDRLEKLERMGDYLGIPRERVYGVATPSMKARVVEELKSQYDRVVMVGDAINDLNAFQKADLAVLTEQQSDRKPDILYATVDRVIHNVSEVPGIVAELLSGAPATGKKVQQYKP, translated from the coding sequence ATGTCGGTTGCCGTTGTATTTGATAGTGCGGGCACACTCCTGCGGACATACCGCGTAGCGCGCGATGTCCTTCGTGGCGAGATGTTGACCGGGGTCGAGACCACGACACTCACTTTCGGTGCCGAGGCACGAGTCCTCGTCGTTCTCCATCTCCATTCGCGTGATGTCATGGACGCGCCTGGAGATCAACTCCTATCTGAGTTCCTCTCCGAGCACTCGATCGGGTTCGGTGTAGCCTGCTCCAGGAGGGTCATCCCCGCTGAAGAGGTCGCCCATGTCCTCTACAGCGACAAAAACGCTCGTGTGAGCGACCTGCAGGCGTGCATCCGCAAGGTCTGGTCGTGCTGCAAGCAGGAGTCCATCATTACCATGAACAGCGGCGTGATCCTTAACATGGACATCCCTGGCATAGAGTTCACGGTGACAACCGGCGGGAGACCTTTTGATGGTGCGAGAGAGGCAATCAGCGAACTGCACCGCATTGGCGTTCCAGTATATATCGCATCGGGCGACCGGCTTGAGAAACTCGAGCGGATGGGGGACTATCTTGGCATACCCAGGGAACGGGTTTATGGTGTTGCAACCCCCTCGATGAAGGCAAGGGTCGTGGAAGAGCTAAAATCTCAATACGATAGGGTTGTTATGGTGGGGGATGCCATAAACGACCTTAACGCCTTCCAGAAAGCAGACCTTGCGGTGCTCACAGAGCAGCAGTCCGACCGGAAACCGGATATCCTTTATGCGACTGTTGACCGGGTGATCCACAACGTCAGCGAGGTGCCTGGCATCGTGGCGGAACTACTCTCCGGCGCCCCGGCAACCGGGAAGAAAGTGCAACAATATAAACCCTAA
- a CDS encoding hydrogenase subunit MbhD domain-containing protein — MIWALDFALLLFMIICAIAAITVRDLLHATIILAAYSLIMTVLWSEMNAADVAFTEAAVGAGVTTVLFIAAIARTERRSSD, encoded by the coding sequence ATGATCTGGGCGCTTGACTTTGCCCTCCTCCTCTTTATGATAATCTGCGCGATCGCGGCGATAACCGTCCGCGACCTCCTCCACGCAACGATCATCCTTGCCGCCTACTCACTGATAATGACGGTGCTCTGGTCGGAGATGAACGCCGCCGACGTCGCCTTCACCGAGGCGGCGGTGGGGGCAGGGGTAACCACCGTTCTCTTCATTGCGGCCATAGCACGAACCGAAAGGAGATCTTCAGATTGA
- a CDS encoding monovalent cation/H+ antiporter complex subunit F, with product MIDLFYASVIVLILTIFLCLYRVVIGPGVENRLIAVNTIGTTTIIILVLIGLIYGRPIFLDIAIVYAMINFIATLAVARYLKEGCIC from the coding sequence ATGATCGATCTCTTCTATGCCAGTGTGATCGTACTCATATTGACGATCTTTCTCTGTCTCTACCGGGTGGTTATCGGCCCCGGCGTTGAGAACCGGCTGATCGCGGTGAACACGATCGGAACAACGACTATCATCATCCTGGTACTCATTGGCCTCATATACGGGCGGCCGATCTTCCTGGACATCGCGATCGTCTATGCGATGATAAACTTCATAGCGACGCTTGCAGTCGCCAGATACCTCAAGGAGGGGTGCATCTGCTGA
- the mnhG gene encoding monovalent cation/H(+) antiporter subunit G, with protein sequence MHLLNTLASIFIIVGLFFMVVGAIGLLRLPDLYTRVHATGKCDTMGEGMMLFGFILYEGVSLLTMKMLLLVLFIFITSPTAVHAIMNAAHTCGTEPWEKGDERR encoded by the coding sequence GTGCATCTGCTGAACACTCTGGCCAGCATCTTCATCATCGTCGGCCTCTTCTTCATGGTCGTCGGCGCCATAGGTCTTCTCAGGCTTCCCGATCTCTATACCCGTGTTCACGCGACTGGCAAGTGCGACACGATGGGGGAGGGGATGATGCTGTTTGGCTTCATCCTCTACGAGGGGGTGAGCCTGCTTACGATGAAGATGCTCCTCCTGGTGCTTTTCATATTCATAACCTCGCCGACGGCGGTGCATGCCATCATGAATGCAGCGCATACCTGCGGGACTGAACCCTGGGAGAAGGGGGATGAACGGCGATGA
- a CDS encoding cation:proton antiporter subunit C produces the protein METVVEAFLSHYNYWMVIILMMIGLYALIAKENLVKKLIGLNIFQTAIFLFYISLAEVEGGIAPIYLPEGMEAIYVNPIPHVLILTAIVVGVSVTAVGLALIVRIYEEYGVIDEAGLLKAVKRR, from the coding sequence ATGGAAACGGTCGTTGAGGCATTCCTCTCGCACTACAACTACTGGATGGTAATCATCCTGATGATGATCGGGCTATATGCGTTGATTGCAAAAGAGAACCTGGTAAAGAAACTCATCGGGCTCAACATCTTCCAGACCGCGATCTTCCTCTTCTACATCTCGCTTGCCGAGGTGGAAGGCGGTATAGCCCCGATCTACCTCCCTGAAGGGATGGAGGCCATATACGTCAACCCCATCCCGCACGTCCTGATACTTACCGCGATCGTCGTCGGTGTGAGTGTGACCGCGGTCGGTCTTGCGCTGATCGTCCGGATATACGAGGAGTATGGTGTCATCGATGAGGCCGGTCTGTTAAAGGCGGTGAAGAGGCGATGA
- the atwA gene encoding methyl coenzyme M reductase system, component A2 — protein MTPLITVKDLCMEFNGTTVLKNINFEVAEGETVGIIGRSGAGKTVLMHLMRGVDQPPTGGAIIYHIAACERCDYIGTPRERGKPCPACGGELRPVDLDFWAEENAPMKRRIMRRTAIMFQRTFALYGDDRVIENVLRALDDIGYPSEKAISRAADLIDQVRLSHRMMHIARDLSGGEKQRVVLARQLAKNPFILFADEPTGTLDPETATLVHRMLIESAQANNMSMVVTSHFSHVIDEVADRAILLENGEIVEIGVPENVIQRFMENYSDTEEHRVAEVGEKILVARDIVKRYLSIDRGVVRAVNGVSFEVYEKEIFGIIGKSGAGKTTLSRIIAGILEPTTGEMNIRIGDEWIDMTKPGIENRGRAKAYIGLLHQEYDLYPHRTVLDNLTDAIGLEFPKELAMRKAVITLGMAGFTPEKSREILDRYPGQLSEGEKHRVALAQVLIREPRLVVLDEPTGTMDPITKLDVKHSILHSREEMDETFIVVSHDIDFVRDICDRVVLMRGGKIIQMGPTEEVLAHLTEDERKVMGGAETT, from the coding sequence ATGACACCACTTATTACGGTGAAAGACCTCTGCATGGAGTTCAACGGAACTACCGTACTCAAAAACATTAATTTCGAGGTAGCAGAGGGGGAGACTGTCGGCATAATAGGAAGGAGCGGTGCCGGCAAGACCGTTCTTATGCACCTGATGCGGGGTGTTGACCAGCCCCCAACAGGAGGCGCAATCATCTACCACATCGCAGCCTGTGAGAGGTGTGATTACATCGGTACCCCGCGCGAGCGAGGAAAACCGTGTCCCGCCTGCGGTGGCGAACTTAGGCCGGTGGATCTCGACTTCTGGGCTGAAGAGAACGCACCGATGAAACGCCGGATCATGCGAAGGACTGCCATCATGTTCCAGCGGACGTTCGCGCTCTATGGCGACGACCGTGTGATAGAAAACGTCCTGCGGGCGCTCGATGATATCGGTTACCCGAGTGAGAAGGCCATCAGCAGGGCGGCTGACCTCATTGACCAGGTCAGACTCTCACATAGGATGATGCATATCGCGAGGGACCTCTCGGGCGGCGAGAAACAGCGGGTGGTGCTTGCCAGGCAACTTGCAAAAAACCCGTTTATCCTTTTTGCTGACGAACCGACCGGGACGCTCGACCCCGAGACCGCCACACTTGTCCACCGGATGCTCATCGAGAGCGCGCAGGCGAACAATATGAGTATGGTTGTCACGTCGCACTTCTCACACGTCATCGATGAGGTTGCTGACAGGGCAATACTTCTTGAGAACGGCGAGATCGTGGAGATCGGAGTTCCTGAGAACGTGATCCAGAGGTTCATGGAGAACTACAGCGACACCGAGGAGCACAGGGTAGCGGAGGTGGGTGAGAAGATCCTGGTAGCCCGGGACATCGTCAAGCGTTACCTCTCCATCGACCGCGGCGTTGTTCGGGCGGTCAATGGCGTCTCCTTTGAGGTCTACGAGAAGGAGATCTTCGGGATAATCGGCAAGAGCGGTGCCGGCAAGACGACCCTCTCCCGGATCATAGCCGGGATCCTTGAGCCCACAACCGGTGAGATGAACATCCGGATCGGGGACGAATGGATCGATATGACAAAACCCGGCATTGAGAACCGCGGCCGGGCGAAGGCCTACATCGGGCTTCTCCACCAGGAGTATGACCTCTATCCCCACAGGACTGTGCTGGACAACCTTACCGACGCGATCGGTCTTGAATTCCCGAAAGAACTGGCAATGCGCAAGGCGGTCATCACGCTCGGTATGGCCGGGTTTACGCCAGAAAAGAGCAGGGAGATCCTGGACCGTTATCCGGGTCAGCTCTCTGAAGGGGAGAAACATCGGGTGGCTCTCGCCCAGGTGCTCATCCGCGAACCCAGGCTTGTTGTCCTTGACGAGCCGACCGGTACGATGGATCCCATCACGAAGCTCGATGTGAAGCACTCAATCCTCCACTCCCGCGAAGAGATGGATGAGACGTTCATCGTGGTCTCACACGACATTGATTTTGTGCGAGATATCTGTGATCGCGTGGTTCTCATGCGG
- the mbhE gene encoding hydrogen gas-evolving membrane-bound hydrogenase subunit E, producing the protein MNVKALLAVLFIGVVLFWAVEDMPAFGDPDAPATRYTGKLYIDLAIHDVGVENIVTAILASYRGFDTLGEIVVIFTAGIAVALLLRRGGRL; encoded by the coding sequence TTGAACGTAAAGGCTCTGCTTGCAGTTCTCTTCATAGGCGTGGTCCTCTTCTGGGCGGTCGAGGATATGCCGGCTTTCGGCGACCCTGACGCCCCGGCCACTCGCTATACCGGCAAGCTCTACATCGATCTGGCCATCCATGATGTCGGGGTCGAGAACATCGTTACAGCAATACTTGCGAGTTACCGTGGGTTCGATACGCTTGGAGAGATAGTGGTGATCTTCACTGCAGGGATAGCGGTCGCTCTCCTGCTCAGGCGGGGTGGACGACTTTGA
- a CDS encoding MnhB domain-containing protein, with protein sequence MRENVVIRTVSRLSVPFIQVFALYVIVHGAVGAGGGFQGGVVFAASFIMMFIAFGLSGVEKRLGKKWLMIYSVIGVAIYAGIGFLCLAAGGNYLEYGAVESALGVAHLHGYLIDAVEMGIGITVMAVMVSIISDISDRGGEAP encoded by the coding sequence TTGAGGGAGAACGTCGTCATCCGGACGGTATCCCGGCTTTCGGTGCCGTTTATACAGGTCTTTGCCCTCTACGTCATAGTGCATGGTGCGGTGGGAGCTGGTGGAGGGTTCCAGGGCGGTGTCGTCTTTGCTGCATCGTTCATTATGATGTTCATCGCTTTCGGATTATCGGGCGTCGAGAAGCGGCTTGGAAAGAAGTGGCTCATGATCTACTCCGTCATCGGGGTTGCTATCTATGCAGGTATCGGCTTTCTCTGCCTCGCCGCTGGCGGGAATTACCTGGAGTACGGAGCAGTCGAGTCGGCGCTTGGGGTGGCCCATCTCCATGGATACCTGATTGACGCGGTCGAGATGGGGATCGGGATCACCGTGATGGCGGTGATGGTCTCGATAATCTCGGATATCTCCGATAGGGGAGGTGAGGCTCCGTGA
- a CDS encoding monovalent cation/H+ antiporter subunit D family protein, which yields MIEHLPVILITVPILSALLILLLGWHDRRFCYPITLATILFQFVGGIALLIEVMRQGTIHYHLGGWAPPLGIEFVIDTFNSYILPIILFLAVAAAVYARRSVEKEIEPEKIVSFYVLFQILVTGLVGMTITGDIFNLYVFLEISSIAAYTLIASARRPRAYVAALNYLILGSIAGGFVLLGIGNLYVATGTLNMADIARLLPASYGLATVHTAFLLLIIGFSIKVALFPLHLWLPDAYTEAPSAVTVLISTVMAKVSVYAMFRVVFSVFTMAYFVETVPVTELILLIAAVAIVAGAVLAIAQDDLKRMLAYSSVSQIGYIVFALGVANQIALEGGLLHILGHAVMKGCLFMVAGVIIYRLGTSRFSDLKGIAATMPVTCAAFALAGASMIGVPPTIGFASKYYLVMGALEAGYWVYAAVLLAGSLLAVGYIWRFIEVAYFSASSHHEAGGDHCPAPAVREAPLSMLVPMVILSFLCLLLGIFVEPLIEIVAPAVSLLLGGA from the coding sequence ATGATCGAACACCTCCCGGTTATCCTGATCACCGTCCCCATACTTTCGGCGCTCCTAATACTCCTGCTTGGCTGGCATGACCGTCGGTTCTGCTACCCGATCACGCTTGCAACGATACTCTTCCAGTTCGTGGGCGGGATCGCCCTCCTTATCGAGGTGATGCGGCAGGGGACGATCCACTACCATCTCGGGGGATGGGCGCCACCGCTCGGGATTGAGTTTGTCATCGATACCTTCAACAGCTACATCCTGCCGATCATTCTCTTCCTGGCCGTTGCGGCGGCGGTATATGCGCGACGGAGCGTCGAGAAGGAGATCGAACCGGAGAAGATCGTCTCGTTCTACGTCCTCTTCCAGATCCTTGTGACCGGTCTTGTCGGAATGACGATCACAGGGGACATCTTTAACCTCTACGTCTTCCTGGAGATCTCGTCCATCGCCGCATACACCCTGATTGCCTCCGCCAGACGGCCGCGCGCCTATGTTGCGGCCTTAAACTACCTGATTCTTGGCTCGATTGCAGGAGGTTTTGTCCTGCTCGGCATCGGGAACCTCTATGTTGCGACCGGGACACTGAACATGGCAGACATTGCCCGTCTTCTCCCTGCGTCATATGGGCTTGCAACAGTTCATACCGCGTTTCTCCTCCTGATCATCGGGTTCTCCATAAAGGTCGCACTCTTCCCGCTCCATCTCTGGCTCCCCGACGCCTACACGGAAGCCCCGTCCGCCGTGACCGTCCTGATCTCGACCGTGATGGCCAAGGTGAGCGTCTATGCGATGTTCCGGGTCGTATTCTCGGTCTTCACGATGGCATACTTCGTCGAGACCGTCCCTGTGACCGAACTCATCCTCCTCATAGCAGCGGTCGCGATAGTCGCCGGAGCGGTGCTGGCCATCGCACAGGATGACCTCAAACGGATGCTCGCATACTCGAGCGTCAGCCAGATCGGCTACATCGTCTTTGCGCTCGGCGTTGCAAACCAGATCGCACTGGAAGGCGGTCTCCTGCATATCCTCGGCCATGCCGTGATGAAAGGCTGCCTCTTCATGGTCGCGGGGGTGATCATATACCGGCTGGGGACGTCCAGGTTCTCCGACCTCAAAGGCATTGCAGCAACGATGCCGGTCACCTGTGCGGCGTTCGCCCTTGCCGGGGCGTCGATGATCGGTGTCCCCCCAACAATCGGGTTTGCAAGCAAGTATTATCTGGTCATGGGGGCGCTTGAAGCGGGTTACTGGGTCTATGCGGCCGTCCTCCTGGCGGGGTCACTCCTCGCGGTCGGCTACATCTGGCGGTTCATCGAGGTCGCTTACTTCAGCGCCTCGAGCCACCACGAGGCCGGCGGCGATCACTGCCCGGCGCCTGCGGTGCGCGAGGCGCCCCTCTCGATGCTCGTCCCGATGGTCATCCTGAGTTTCCTCTGTCTGCTGCTCGGCATCTTCGTCGAACCCCTTATAGAGATCGTCGCTCCTGCCGTCTCACTGCTGCTCGGGGGTGCCTGA
- a CDS encoding proton-conducting transporter transmembrane domain-containing protein encodes MTGLPPALIYLIGILFLPLLAGGARKAWTLFIGVVGLGLTLGLSPAVPEIVIRVLPGIDTVLLTVDPVRDLAGGIFAISGLLVLVYAVYRDLPLVETIGILASIAAAMGVVYAGDFITVFVFWEALAVASIAIIWSSRSPGSSAAGYRYILYHVFGGACLLAGIVYTLSASGSAAIGPVADGPALVFMLIGIGMNAAFIPIHTWLPDAYPKASVVGSVALSIFTTKAAVFLLAGVGGWGVAVAWMGGAMALYGAVFALMQDDLRRLLGYSIISQVGYMVAGIGVGSVAGVDAGLAHMVNDILFKSLLFMAAGAVILRTGSHRLSEMGGLWRTMPVTTLSALIGGLALAGLPGLNGAVSKGMAIEAAGAVPYLAPILMVSAVITVIYVFRILYLGFFRPAEGTREGILPRDPPVPMLLAMGATAILCVAIGLFPHLLTDLLPGGTPAHPFAASHLLESAGIFAVAGVLLALVRPLRRSWGGFETDIDTLYIQAGRAVVWFSSHPLVEVTDAIGRGIGRVVAFFQHVSANPAAAIQIAWKTLALPFVRIFWGLERSAAYEKDLVFLRDNYPEIQTSIWGGSYGIIFVCILVFLYFLFSLT; translated from the coding sequence ATGACCGGGTTACCACCAGCCTTAATCTACCTGATCGGGATCCTCTTCCTCCCCCTCCTCGCCGGCGGGGCCAGGAAGGCATGGACGCTGTTTATAGGGGTTGTCGGGCTTGGCCTAACACTTGGACTCTCGCCCGCGGTGCCGGAGATTGTGATCCGGGTTCTGCCGGGGATCGATACGGTTCTTCTGACGGTTGACCCCGTGCGAGACCTGGCGGGCGGTATCTTCGCCATCTCGGGTCTCCTCGTCCTGGTCTACGCGGTATACCGGGACCTCCCGCTCGTGGAGACGATCGGTATCCTGGCCTCGATTGCAGCGGCGATGGGGGTGGTCTACGCCGGGGACTTCATCACCGTCTTCGTATTCTGGGAGGCGCTTGCCGTTGCGTCGATTGCAATCATCTGGTCATCGAGATCGCCCGGCTCCTCCGCTGCCGGTTACCGCTACATCCTCTACCACGTCTTTGGCGGGGCGTGCCTTCTGGCCGGGATCGTCTACACGCTGTCCGCCAGCGGGAGCGCTGCCATCGGTCCGGTGGCGGATGGCCCCGCTCTGGTCTTCATGCTGATCGGGATCGGCATGAACGCGGCGTTCATCCCCATTCATACCTGGCTGCCCGACGCGTACCCCAAGGCATCGGTTGTCGGATCGGTCGCTCTCTCCATCTTCACGACGAAAGCCGCGGTCTTCCTGCTTGCCGGAGTGGGTGGATGGGGTGTTGCGGTCGCCTGGATGGGCGGGGCGATGGCGCTCTACGGTGCCGTGTTCGCGCTCATGCAGGACGATCTCCGCCGACTCCTGGGCTACTCGATCATCAGCCAGGTGGGTTATATGGTCGCGGGCATCGGCGTGGGGTCGGTGGCAGGGGTGGACGCCGGGCTTGCCCACATGGTCAACGACATACTCTTCAAGTCGCTGCTGTTCATGGCGGCGGGCGCGGTCATACTCAGAACCGGTTCGCACAGGCTCTCGGAGATGGGCGGGCTCTGGCGGACGATGCCGGTGACCACTCTCTCCGCTCTCATCGGCGGCCTTGCTCTCGCGGGCCTCCCGGGGCTGAACGGTGCGGTCAGCAAGGGTATGGCAATCGAGGCGGCAGGAGCGGTGCCCTATCTTGCACCAATCCTAATGGTATCGGCCGTAATAACCGTAATCTACGTCTTCCGGATCCTCTACCTCGGGTTCTTCCGCCCGGCCGAAGGTACGCGGGAGGGTATCCTCCCGAGGGATCCGCCGGTCCCGATGCTGCTGGCGATGGGGGCAACCGCCATCCTCTGTGTTGCAATAGGGCTATTCCCGCACCTCCTGACGGACCTCCTCCCCGGCGGGACACCCGCTCACCCCTTCGCCGCCTCGCACCTGCTTGAGTCTGCGGGTATATTTGCTGTTGCAGGGGTGCTCCTGGCCCTCGTGCGTCCGCTCAGGCGCTCATGGGGCGGGTTCGAGACCGATATAGACACCCTTTATATCCAGGCAGGCCGGGCGGTCGTGTGGTTCTCCTCACACCCGCTTGTAGAGGTCACGGATGCTATAGGCCGCGGGATAGGACGTGTGGTGGCGTTTTTCCAGCACGTCTCGGCAAACCCGGCGGCTGCCATCCAGATCGCGTGGAAGACCCTTGCTCTGCCGTTCGTGCGGATTTTTTGGGGTCTGGAAAGGTCAGCAGCATACGAGAAGGATCTTGTCTTCTTGAGAGATAATTACCCGGAGATCCAGACGAGCATCTGGGGCGGGAGCTACGGGATCATATTCGTCTGCATCCTTGTGTTCCTCTACTTCCTCTTCAGTTTAACGTGA
- a CDS encoding monovalent cation/H+ antiporter subunit D family protein, producing the protein MVDATGLLPVVTVVIPLLAAVMILVCGRHENIRDGFTVAAAVAMLVSVVAMLPSILAGERIAVSLIPLLPGGDLALRVDAFGMVFALTAAILWLLNSFYSIGYMRSLKEHAQTRFFFCLAVAIASAIGIAFSANLVTLLVFYEILTIITYPLVVHVETPEAMAAGRKYLAYLLIGGVFLLAAVVLTYILTGTTGFAPGGFLAGSAPPLILQILFILFMVGFVKAAWMPLHGWLPAAMVAPTPVSAFLHAVAVVTAGVFGVVRIAGWVYGLDLLASLGLGTLLAVIASFTIITASLFALTEDNLKRRLAYSTVSQLSYILLGVSMLSVAGMTGAMAHIPIHAFLKITLFFVAGAVIVAAGRERISDMKGIGRKMPVTAVMFSGAAIGICGLPPFSGLISKVYLALGAVEGGVPILLLVLVASTVLNAAYFFPIIHTMLVASPDDERSLDSVSEPPLLMLVPIILTTVASVLIFLYPAVPFMDLVEIAIEEITGSVIP; encoded by the coding sequence ATGGTGGATGCAACCGGTCTGCTCCCGGTGGTAACCGTGGTGATCCCGCTCCTGGCGGCGGTGATGATCCTGGTCTGTGGACGGCACGAGAACATACGGGACGGGTTCACGGTGGCGGCCGCGGTGGCGATGCTCGTCTCTGTCGTCGCCATGCTCCCCTCGATCCTGGCCGGTGAGAGGATCGCGGTCTCGCTCATCCCGCTCCTGCCCGGCGGGGATCTGGCGCTGCGGGTGGACGCGTTCGGGATGGTCTTTGCCCTCACCGCTGCCATCCTCTGGCTGCTGAACTCCTTCTACTCCATTGGCTACATGCGTTCGCTTAAGGAGCACGCACAGACAAGGTTCTTCTTCTGCCTTGCAGTTGCGATAGCCTCCGCAATCGGGATAGCGTTCTCGGCGAACCTGGTGACGCTTCTCGTCTTCTACGAGATCCTGACCATCATCACCTATCCTCTCGTTGTCCATGTCGAGACTCCGGAGGCGATGGCAGCGGGGAGGAAGTACCTGGCCTACCTCCTTATCGGGGGTGTCTTCCTGCTGGCGGCGGTCGTCCTGACCTATATCCTCACCGGGACAACCGGGTTTGCCCCGGGTGGGTTCCTTGCCGGGTCGGCACCGCCTCTCATCCTCCAGATACTCTTCATCCTCTTCATGGTGGGCTTCGTGAAGGCGGCCTGGATGCCTCTCCACGGCTGGCTTCCTGCGGCGATGGTCGCCCCGACACCGGTGAGCGCGTTCCTCCACGCTGTAGCCGTCGTCACGGCGGGGGTCTTTGGGGTCGTCAGGATCGCGGGGTGGGTCTACGGGCTGGATCTCCTGGCCTCGCTCGGTCTCGGGACGCTCCTTGCCGTTATAGCCTCGTTTACAATCATAACCGCGTCCCTCTTCGCCCTGACTGAGGATAACCTCAAGCGGAGGCTTGCCTACTCGACGGTGAGCCAGCTCTCATACATACTTCTCGGCGTCTCTATGCTCTCCGTCGCCGGGATGACCGGAGCGATGGCGCACATCCCCATCCACGCCTTCCTCAAGATCACGCTCTTCTTTGTTGCGGGAGCGGTCATTGTTGCTGCAGGGAGAGAGCGGATCTCCGATATGAAGGGTATCGGCAGGAAGATGCCGGTTACGGCCGTGATGTTCTCAGGTGCTGCGATCGGGATCTGTGGTCTGCCTCCGTTCTCAGGGCTCATCAGCAAGGTATACCTGGCACTCGGGGCGGTTGAAGGCGGTGTGCCGATTCTGCTGCTGGTCCTGGTCGCAAGCACGGTCTTAAACGCCGCTTACTTCTTCCCGATAATCCATACTATGCTGGTCGCCTCGCCGGATGACGAGCGCTCGCTTGATTCCGTCAGCGAACCGCCTCTCCTGATGCTCGTCCCGATCATTCTGACGACGGTGGCATCGGTGTTGATCTTCTTATATCCCGCAGTGCCGTTTATGGACCTTGTTGAGATCGCTATTGAAGAGATCACGGGATCGGTGATACCATGA